A single Corvus hawaiiensis isolate bCorHaw1 chromosome 24, bCorHaw1.pri.cur, whole genome shotgun sequence DNA region contains:
- the LOC125337568 gene encoding peptidase inhibitor 16-like: protein MLSSGLCPVLLVLSVLQLSWSLSDEEKKIILDEHNKYRSEVDPPARAMMKMTWDPDLEVNTRAFAKQCIWGKNGEQKGKNFFATASTLDVKLAIEQWDGEREFYSFTTHECDNGQTCDNHTQMVWADTTRTGCGKSFCEKVDGIETENVHVLVCSYFPPGNMKSKKPYMEGPPCTMCPTGTVCVNNLCVSALDTENQQMTSVDPPKAGAPSTCLGLSLFLVPSAILVGLLL from the exons ATGCTGAGCTCAGGTCTTTGTCCCGTTCTCCTGGTGctctcagtgctgcagctgagctggtcCCTGAGTgatgaagaaaagaagataaTCTTGGATGAGCATAATAAATATCGCTCTGAGGTCGATCCCCCTGCCAGGGCTATGATGAAGATG ACCTGGGACCCGGACCTGGAGGTCAATACTCGAGCCTTTGCAAAGCAGTGCATCTGGGGCAAGAACGGtgaacagaaggggaaaaatttctttgctaCAGCTTCAACCCTGGACGTAAAATTGGCCATTGAAcaatgggatggggagagggaatTCTACAGCTTCACAACTCACGAGTGTGACAATGGGCAGACGTGTGACAACCACACCCAG ATGGTCTGGGCAGACACAACTCGCACTGGCTGTGGGAAAAGTTTTTGTGAGAAGGTCGATGGAATCGAAACAGAGAATGTGCACGTGCTTGTTTGCAGCTATTTCCCCCC GGGtaacatgaaaagcaaaaagcccTACATGGAAGGACCCCCATGTACAATGTGTCCCACGGGCACAGTCTGTGTGAACAACCTGTGTG TATCAGCCCTGGACACAGAAAACCAACAGATGACAAGTGTGGATCCACCCAAAGCTGGAGCTCCCAGTACCTGCTTGGGGCTTTCGCTCTTCCTTGTCCCCAGTGCCATCCTGGTGGGCCTTCTGCTCTGA